One Vidua chalybeata isolate OUT-0048 chromosome 22, bVidCha1 merged haplotype, whole genome shotgun sequence genomic region harbors:
- the DHRS3 gene encoding short-chain dehydrogenase/reductase 3 isoform X1 → MKGIAFLSVSPWFCGGLEENFAWEKRMVWKRLGALLLFPVQMVYLVVKAAVCLLLPPKLRDLSRENVLVTGGGRGIGRHLAREFARRGARKIILWGRTEKCLKETMEEIRMMGTECHYFICDVGNREEVYRQAKAVREKVGDITILVNNAAVVHGKSLMDSDDDALLKSQHINTLGQFWTTKAFLPRMLELQNGHIVCLNSVLALSAIPGAIDYCTSKASSFAFMESLTLGLLDCPGVNATTVLPFHTSTEMFQGMRIRFPSLFPPLKPETVARRTVEAVQMNQAFLLLPWTMHVLVILKSILPQAALEEIHKFSGSYTCMNTFKGRT, encoded by the exons ATGAAGggcattgcttttctttctgtgtcaCCTTGGTTTTGTGGAGGTTTGGAAGAGAActttgcctgggagaagaggatgGTCTGGAAGCGGCTGGGCGCCCTGCTGCTGTTCCCGGTGCAGATGGTGTATCTGGTGGTGAAAGCTGCcgtgtgcctgctgctgccgccCAAGCTGCGAGACCTGTCCCGGGAGAACGTGCTGGTCACCGGCGGGGGCCGAGGCATCGGCCGGCACCTGGCCCGGGAATTCGCCAGGAGAGGAGCCAGGAag ATCATCCTGTGGGGTCGGACTGAGAAATGCCTGAAGGAGACCATGGAGGAGATCAGGATGATGGGGACAGAGTGCCACTACTTCATCTGTGACGTGGGGAATCGTGAGGAAGTCTATCGGCAAGCCAAGGCCGTGCGGGAAAAG gtggGTGACATCACCATCCTGGTGAACAATGCTGCTGTGGTTCATGGGAAGAGCCTGATGGACAGCGACGACGATGCACTGCTCAAATCCCAGCACATAAACACCCTGGGACAGTTCTGG ACCACCAAAGCATTCCTGCCAAGGATGCTGGAGCTCCAGAATGGGCACATTGTTTGCCTGAACTCTGTCCTGGCCTTGTCAGCCATCCCTGGTGCCATTGACTATTGCACCTCCAAAGCCTCGTCCTTTGCTTTCATGGAGAGCCTgaccctggggctgctggacTGTCCTGGAGTGAATGCCACCACAGTCCTGCCCTTCCACACCAGCACAGAGATGTTCCAGGGCATGAGAATCAG gTTCCCTagtctttttcctcctctcaagCCAGAGACAGTGGCGAGGAGGACGGTAGAAGCTGTTCAGATGAATCAAgccttcctgctccttccatGGACAATGCACGTTCTTGTTATCCTGAAAAG CATTCTCCCCCAGGCAGCACTTGAAGAAATCCACAAGTTTTCTGGGAGCTACACCTGCATGAACACTTTTAAAGGACGAACATAG
- the DHRS3 gene encoding short-chain dehydrogenase/reductase 3 isoform X2 — translation MEEIRMMGTECHYFICDVGNREEVYRQAKAVREKVGDITILVNNAAVVHGKSLMDSDDDALLKSQHINTLGQFWTTKAFLPRMLELQNGHIVCLNSVLALSAIPGAIDYCTSKASSFAFMESLTLGLLDCPGVNATTVLPFHTSTEMFQGMRIRFPSLFPPLKPETVARRTVEAVQMNQAFLLLPWTMHVLVILKSILPQAALEEIHKFSGSYTCMNTFKGRT, via the exons ATGGAGGAGATCAGGATGATGGGGACAGAGTGCCACTACTTCATCTGTGACGTGGGGAATCGTGAGGAAGTCTATCGGCAAGCCAAGGCCGTGCGGGAAAAG gtggGTGACATCACCATCCTGGTGAACAATGCTGCTGTGGTTCATGGGAAGAGCCTGATGGACAGCGACGACGATGCACTGCTCAAATCCCAGCACATAAACACCCTGGGACAGTTCTGG ACCACCAAAGCATTCCTGCCAAGGATGCTGGAGCTCCAGAATGGGCACATTGTTTGCCTGAACTCTGTCCTGGCCTTGTCAGCCATCCCTGGTGCCATTGACTATTGCACCTCCAAAGCCTCGTCCTTTGCTTTCATGGAGAGCCTgaccctggggctgctggacTGTCCTGGAGTGAATGCCACCACAGTCCTGCCCTTCCACACCAGCACAGAGATGTTCCAGGGCATGAGAATCAG gTTCCCTagtctttttcctcctctcaagCCAGAGACAGTGGCGAGGAGGACGGTAGAAGCTGTTCAGATGAATCAAgccttcctgctccttccatGGACAATGCACGTTCTTGTTATCCTGAAAAG CATTCTCCCCCAGGCAGCACTTGAAGAAATCCACAAGTTTTCTGGGAGCTACACCTGCATGAACACTTTTAAAGGACGAACATAG